A portion of the Phocoena sinus isolate mPhoSin1 chromosome 9, mPhoSin1.pri, whole genome shotgun sequence genome contains these proteins:
- the GPR22 gene encoding G-protein coupled receptor 22 has translation MCFSPILEINMQSESNITVRDDIDDINTNMYQPLSYPLSFQVSLTGFLMLEIVLGLGSNLTVLVLYCMKSNLINSVSNIITMNLHVLDVIICVGCIPLTIVILLLSLESNTALICCFHEACVSFTSVSTAINVFAITLDRYDISVKPANRILTMGRAVMLMISIWIFSFFSFLIPFIEVNFFSLQRGNTWENKTLLCVSTNEYYTELGMYYHLLVQIPIFFFTVIVMLITYTKILQALNIRIGTRFSTGQKKKARKKKTISLTTQHETTDMSQSSGGRNVVFGVRTSVSVIIALRRAMKRHRERRERQKRVFKMSLLIISTFLLCWTPISVLNTTILCLGPSDLLVKLRLCFLVMGYGTTIFHPLLYAFTRQKFQKVLKSKMKKRVVSIVEADPMPNNAVIHNSWIDPKRNKKITFEDSEIRQKCLVPQVVTD, from the coding sequence ATgtgtttttctcccattctggaaATCAACATGCAGTCTGAATCTAACATTACAGTGCGAGATGACATTGATGACATCAACACCAATATGTACCAACCACTATCATATCCATTAAGCTTTCAAGTGTCTCTCACCGGATTTCTTATGTTAGAAATTGTGTTGGGACTTGGCAGCAACCTCACCGTATTGGTACTTTACTGCATGAAATCCAACTTAATCAACTCTGTCAGTAACATTATTACGATGAATCTTCATGTACTTGATGTAATCATTTGTGTGGGATGTATTCCTCTAACTATAGTTATTCTTCTGCTTTCACTGGAGAGTAACACTGCTCTCATCTGCTGTTTCCATGAGGCCTGTGTATCTTTTACAAGTGTCTCAACAGCAATCAACGTTTTTGCTATCACTTTGGACAGATATGACATCTCTGTAAAGCCTGCAAACCGAATTCTGACAATGGGCAGAGCTGTAATGCTAATGATATCCATttggattttttcatttttctcattcctGATTCCCTTTATTGAGGTAAATTTTTTCAGCCTTCAACGTGGAAATACATGGGAAAACAAGACACTTCTGTGTGTCAGTACGAATGAATACTACACTGAACTGGGAATGTATTATCACCTGCTAGTACAGATCCCAATATTCTTTTTCACTGTCATAGTAATGTTAATCACATACACCAAAATACTTCAGGCCCTCAATATTCGAATAGGCACAAGATTCTCAACAGGgcagaagaagaaagcaagaaagaaaaagacgaTTTCTCTAACCACACAACACGAGACTACAGACATGTCACAAAGCAGTGGTGGGAGAAATGTAGTCTTTGGTGTTAGAACTTCAGTCTCTGTAATAATTGCCCTCCGGCGAGCTATGAAACGACACCGTGAACGACGAGAAAGGCAAAAGAGGGTCTTCAAAATGTCTTTATTGATTATTTCTACATTTCTTCTCTGCTGGACaccaatttctgttttaaataccACCATTTTATGTTTAGGCCCAAGTGACCTTTTAGTAAAATTAAGGTTGTGTTTTCTAGTCATGGGTTATGGAACAACTATATTTCATCCTCTATTATATGCATTTACTAGACAAAAATTTCAAAAGGtcttgaaaagtaaaatgaaaaagcgaGTTGTTTCCATAGTAGAAGCTGATCCCATGCCTAATAATGCTGTAATACACAACTCTTGGATAGatcctaaaagaaacaaaaaaattacctttGAAGATAGTGAAATTAGACAAAAATGTTTAGTACCTCAGGTTGTCACAGACTAG